The DNA sequence GTAGAAGTTTGTAATAAACTTGCAGATTCAGGGAAAAGAGTTATAGTTGCCGGACTTGATCAAGATTATAGAGGAATTCCATTTGAACCAATTCCTCAACTTCTTGCGCAAGCTGAATATATTACAAAAACTTTGGCAATATGTGTAAAGTGTGGTAATCCGGCTGATAAAACACAAAGAACAATAAATACCAAAGAAAGAGTTGTTGTGGGTGCTTCGGATAGTTACGAAGCAAGATGCAGAAAATGTCATTATATCCCCAATGAGGAATAATTATGGATTTTATTTCCGTTTTGCGAGGAATATTTGGAATTGCTGTTATAATTTTAATTGCATTTCTTTTTTCAAATAATAAAAAGAAAATAAATTGGAAATTGGTTGCAACTGGTTTGATTATGCAAATTGTTTTCGCAATTTTCATTATTAAAGGAGATTATTTAGGAAATATATTTTCACCATTAGGATGGCCAAAATTATTCTTTAAATGGATTAGCAGTTTTTTTGTTTTGATTCTAAATTTTACTACGGACGGCGCAATTTTCATTTTTGGAGATTTAGCAAAATCCCCGGGAACTGAGGGTTCATTGGGCTTCTTTTTTGCATTCCAAGTTTTACCAACAATAATTTTTTTTGCTACACTCATGGGAGTTTTATATCACATAGGAGTTATGCAAAAAATTGTACAAGTTATGGCTTGGGTAATGGCAAAATTTTTAGGAACAAGCGGCGCCGAATCATTATCTGTTTCAGCAAATATTTTTGTCGGTCAAACTGAAGCTCCTTTGATGATAAAACCATATTTAAAAGGGCTTACTAAAAGTGAGTTATTAACAATTATGACCGGAGGAATGGCAACAATCGCTGGCGGAGTAATGGCGGCATATATACAAATGTTGAGTCAATCTTTTGGTGAATCAATGGGCTTATCAATTACTGAAGCTCAATTAATGTTTGCTTCACATTTACTTGGCGCAAGTATTATGGCAGCACCGGCATCATTATTACTTTCTAAAATAATTTTTCCAGAAACCGAAGAACCGGAAACAAAAGGTCAAGTTAAAGTTTCCGTAGAAAAAACAGCTTCAAATACAATTGAAGCAGCGGCAATGGGCGCTTCCGATGGACTTCAGCTTGCGTTAAATGTTGGTGGAATGTTATTAGCTTTCATTGCGTTAATTGCGTTAACAAATTATTTCCTCGAATTTATAGGCGGAATAACGGGATTAAATTCTATTCTAATGGAAAACTATAACAAACCTTTAAATCTTCAATTAATTTTT is a window from the Ignavibacteriota bacterium genome containing:
- a CDS encoding NupC/NupG family nucleoside CNT transporter, which produces MDFISVLRGIFGIAVIILIAFLFSNNKKKINWKLVATGLIMQIVFAIFIIKGDYLGNIFSPLGWPKLFFKWISSFFVLILNFTTDGAIFIFGDLAKSPGTEGSLGFFFAFQVLPTIIFFATLMGVLYHIGVMQKIVQVMAWVMAKFLGTSGAESLSVSANIFVGQTEAPLMIKPYLKGLTKSELLTIMTGGMATIAGGVMAAYIQMLSQSFGESMGLSITEAQLMFASHLLGASIMAAPASLLLSKIIFPETEEPETKGQVKVSVEKTASNTIEAAAMGASDGLQLALNVGGMLLAFIALIALTNYFLEFIGGITGLNSILMENYNKPLNLQLIFGIILQYLALAIGVPSESALQFGSLIGSKVVLNEFVAYFELSNLIKMKEIVNEKAIIMATYALCGFANFSSIAIQIGGISPIAPNQRTALASLGMKAVLAGSLSTLMTATLAGILF